The following are from one region of the Streptococcus sp. 1643 genome:
- a CDS encoding M42 family metallopeptidase encodes MNQTINYIKELTAIASPTGFTREISDYLVHTLEELGYQPVRTAKGGVNVTIKGQNDEQHRYVTAHVDTLGAIVRAVKPDGRLKLDRIGGFPWNMIEGENCTVHVASTGKKVSGTILIHQTSCHVYKDAGTAERTQDNMEVRLDAKVTNEKETRALGIEVGDFISFDPRTVVTETGFIKSRHLDDKVSAAILLNLLRVYKEEGIELPVTTHFAFSVFEEVGHGANSNIPTQVVEYLAVDMGAMGDDQQTDEYTVSICVKDASGPYHYDFRQHLVALAKEQDIPFKLDIYPFYGSDASAAMSAGAEVKHALLGAGIESSHSYERTHIDSVVATERMVDAYLKSALVD; translated from the coding sequence ATGAATCAGACTATAAACTATATCAAAGAACTAACCGCTATTGCATCTCCAACAGGCTTTACTCGTGAGATTTCAGACTACCTAGTCCATACTTTAGAAGAGCTTGGTTACCAGCCTGTTCGCACAGCCAAGGGTGGTGTCAATGTGACCATTAAAGGTCAAAATGATGAACAACACCGCTATGTGACTGCCCACGTGGATACGCTGGGTGCTATTGTTCGTGCAGTCAAACCAGATGGCCGTCTCAAATTGGATCGTATCGGTGGTTTTCCTTGGAACATGATTGAAGGAGAAAACTGTACGGTTCATGTGGCTAGCACAGGTAAAAAGGTATCTGGAACCATTCTCATCCATCAAACTTCTTGCCATGTCTACAAAGATGCGGGAACTGCTGAACGCACACAGGACAATATGGAAGTGCGTTTGGATGCAAAAGTAACCAACGAAAAAGAAACCCGCGCCTTGGGCATCGAGGTCGGTGATTTTATCAGCTTTGACCCGCGAACTGTCGTGACAGAGACTGGTTTTATCAAGTCACGTCACTTGGATGACAAAGTCAGCGCAGCGATTTTGCTCAATCTTCTTCGTGTTTATAAGGAAGAGGGAATTGAGTTGCCAGTAACAACTCATTTTGCTTTTTCAGTCTTCGAAGAGGTGGGCCACGGTGCTAACTCCAATATTCCAACTCAAGTGGTGGAATATCTAGCTGTCGATATGGGGGCAATGGGAGATGACCAGCAGACGGATGAGTATACAGTGTCTATCTGTGTCAAGGACGCTTCAGGTCCCTATCACTATGACTTCCGTCAACACTTGGTAGCTTTGGCGAAAGAGCAAGATATTCCATTTAAGCTCGACATCTATCCATTTTACGGTTCGGATGCTTCAGCGGCTATGTCTGCAGGAGCAGAGGTCAAACACGCCCTCCTTGGAGCTGGTATTGAGTCCAGTCACTCTTACGAACGAACACACATTGATTCGGTCGTGGCGACTGAGCGTATGGTTGATGCCTATCTCAAGAGTGCATTGGTAGACTAA
- a CDS encoding DUF1307 domain-containing protein: MNKYFKMTLCIALPLAILLGCSKKSTTSSTSSAKSETTQVESTSQQATENKSEVKTVTFVNDTRTGFNSTLTYTVDGDKVLKQSGHNVYDPEALDTTAETLKAFVEKTYKGYQGLKGVTHSIKIKDGKVVQDAEVDFTVASIDELRKALPEEYSGVGNYVSFTASKKMLKDLGYTEKTN; this comes from the coding sequence ATGAACAAATATTTTAAAATGACTCTTTGTATAGCTCTACCATTAGCTATCTTATTGGGATGTTCAAAAAAATCAACAACCTCATCAACTAGCTCAGCAAAAAGTGAAACTACTCAGGTAGAATCTACTAGCCAGCAAGCTACAGAAAACAAATCTGAAGTAAAAACTGTGACCTTTGTAAATGATACTCGTACTGGCTTTAATTCTACTTTAACCTACACTGTAGATGGAGACAAAGTATTGAAACAATCAGGTCATAATGTCTATGATCCAGAGGCTCTTGATACTACTGCTGAAACTCTTAAAGCATTTGTTGAAAAAACTTATAAAGGATATCAAGGCCTCAAAGGTGTTACTCATAGCATCAAAATCAAAGATGGAAAGGTCGTTCAAGATGCTGAAGTCGACTTCACAGTCGCAAGTATTGACGAACTTAGAAAAGCCTTACCAGAAGAATACTCAGGCGTAGGTAACTATGTTAGCTTTACTGCTTCTAAGAAAATGTTAAAAGATCTTGGATATACTGAAAAAACTAACTAA
- a CDS encoding HIT family protein, with protein sequence MCLICQRIEWIKAGENPYFVKELETGYVVIGDHQYFKGYTLFLAKEHVTELHHMETYVKLRFLEEMSLVQEAVAKTFKAEKMNIELLGNGDAHAHWHLFPRRSGDMRGHGLNGRGPVWWVPWEEMAAEDCQVKSHELEQMIKALSDELEKHLV encoded by the coding sequence ATGTGCTTGATTTGTCAAAGAATTGAATGGATCAAGGCAGGGGAAAATCCCTACTTTGTAAAAGAACTAGAAACAGGCTATGTTGTCATTGGAGACCACCAATACTTTAAGGGCTATACCTTATTTCTGGCAAAAGAGCATGTCACAGAACTCCACCATATGGAAACTTATGTAAAACTTCGTTTTCTAGAGGAAATGAGTTTGGTCCAAGAAGCTGTCGCCAAAACGTTTAAAGCTGAAAAGATGAACATCGAACTTCTAGGAAATGGAGATGCCCACGCTCACTGGCACCTCTTTCCAAGACGATCAGGTGATATGAGAGGGCATGGATTGAATGGCCGTGGTCCAGTCTGGTGGGTGCCCTGGGAAGAAATGGCGGCAGAAGATTGCCAAGTGAAATCCCATGAGTTGGAACAAATGATTAAAGCCCTATCCGATGAATTAGAGAAGCACTTGGTATAA
- the brnQ gene encoding branched-chain amino acid transport system II carrier protein: MAKKGALTGLLLFGIFFGAGNLIFPPSLGALSGEQFLPAIAGFVFSGVGIAVLTLIIGTLNPKGYIYEISKKISPWFATLYLAVLYLSIGPFFAIPRTATTAYEVGISPLLSEANKGLGLIIFTVLYFAAAYLISLNPSKILDRIGRILTPVFALLIVILVVLGAFKYGGTSPQVASEAYQASAFGTGFLEGYNTLDALASVAFSVIAVQTLKQLGFSSKKEYISTIWVVGIVVALAFSALYIGLGFLGNHFPVPAEVMKGGTPGVYILSQATQEIFGSTAQLFLAAMVTVTCFTTTVGLIVSTAEFFNGRFPQISYKVYATAFTMIGFAIANLGLDAIIKYSVPVLVILYPITIAIVMIVIVNKFVALSKPGMQLTIGLVTAIALASVLGSSFKIEFLENLINALPFASASLPWLVPAIIGILLSLVLPNKQESDVFEME, from the coding sequence ATGGCTAAAAAAGGTGCCCTAACAGGCTTGCTCCTGTTTGGAATATTTTTTGGTGCGGGGAACTTGATTTTTCCGCCTTCTCTAGGTGCCTTATCTGGAGAACAGTTTCTTCCTGCCATCGCAGGTTTTGTCTTTTCAGGTGTCGGTATTGCCGTCTTGACACTTATCATCGGAACGCTCAATCCTAAAGGATACATTTATGAGATTTCTAAGAAAATCTCACCTTGGTTTGCGACTCTTTATCTTGCAGTCCTCTATCTATCGATTGGCCCATTCTTTGCTATCCCACGTACAGCAACAACAGCTTACGAGGTCGGCATCAGCCCTCTCTTGTCTGAAGCAAATAAAGGCCTAGGATTGATTATCTTTACCGTGCTTTACTTTGCCGCAGCCTATCTGATTTCGCTCAATCCATCAAAGATTTTGGATCGTATCGGACGAATCTTGACGCCAGTCTTTGCTTTGCTTATCGTTATCTTAGTTGTACTAGGTGCCTTTAAATATGGCGGAACAAGTCCTCAAGTAGCTTCAGAAGCCTATCAAGCATCTGCTTTCGGAACAGGATTCTTAGAGGGGTATAACACCTTGGATGCCCTTGCCTCAGTTGCCTTCAGTGTCATCGCTGTTCAAACCTTGAAACAACTTGGATTTTCAAGTAAGAAAGAATACATCTCAACTATTTGGGTTGTTGGTATTGTGGTAGCTCTTGCCTTCAGTGCTCTCTATATTGGTCTAGGATTCCTTGGAAATCACTTCCCAGTTCCGGCAGAAGTCATGAAGGGTGGAACTCCAGGTGTTTATATCTTGTCACAAGCAACTCAGGAAATCTTTGGTTCAACGGCTCAACTCTTCCTTGCTGCCATGGTAACTGTAACCTGCTTCACAACGACAGTTGGCTTGATCGTATCTACAGCTGAGTTCTTTAACGGACGCTTCCCACAAATCAGCTACAAGGTCTATGCAACTGCCTTTACCATGATTGGATTTGCCATTGCTAATCTTGGTCTTGATGCAATCATTAAGTACTCAGTGCCAGTACTGGTAATCTTGTACCCAATCACCATCGCCATTGTGATGATCGTGATTGTTAATAAGTTTGTCGCCCTATCAAAACCGGGCATGCAGTTAACTATTGGGCTTGTTACCGCTATTGCTCTTGCAAGCGTCCTTGGAAGTTCCTTTAAGATTGAGTTTCTAGAAAATCTGATTAATGCCCTTCCGTTTGCGTCAGCCTCTCTTCCATGGCTAGTGCCAGCTATTATCGGAATCTTGCTTTCATTGGTTCTACCAAACAAACAAGAGAGTGATGTTTTTGAGATGGAATAA
- the rplA gene encoding 50S ribosomal protein L1, whose amino-acid sequence MAKKSKQLRAALEKIDSTKAYSVEEAVALAKETNFAKFDATVEVAYNLNIDVKKADQQIRGAMVLPNGTGKTSRVLVFARGAKAEEAKAAGADFVGEDDLVAKINDGWLDFDVVIATPDMMALVGRLGRVLGPRNLMPNPKTGTVTMDVAKAVEESKGGKITYRADRAGNVQAIIGKVSFEAEKLVENFKAFNETIQKAKPATAKGTYVTNLTITTTQGVGIKVDVNSL is encoded by the coding sequence ATGGCTAAAAAAAGCAAACAACTTCGTGCTGCTCTTGAGAAAATCGACAGCACAAAAGCATACAGTGTAGAAGAAGCTGTAGCACTTGCAAAAGAAACTAACTTTGCAAAATTTGACGCAACTGTAGAAGTTGCTTACAACTTGAACATCGACGTTAAAAAAGCTGACCAACAAATCCGTGGAGCAATGGTATTGCCAAACGGTACTGGTAAAACTTCACGCGTTCTTGTTTTCGCACGTGGTGCAAAAGCTGAAGAAGCAAAAGCTGCTGGTGCAGACTTTGTTGGTGAAGATGACCTTGTTGCAAAAATCAACGACGGTTGGTTGGACTTCGACGTAGTTATCGCTACACCTGACATGATGGCTCTTGTTGGACGTCTTGGACGTGTCCTTGGACCACGTAACTTGATGCCAAACCCTAAAACTGGTACTGTAACAATGGATGTTGCTAAAGCAGTTGAAGAGTCTAAAGGTGGTAAAATTACTTACCGTGCAGACCGTGCAGGTAACGTTCAAGCAATCATCGGTAAAGTATCATTTGAAGCTGAAAAATTGGTTGAAAACTTCAAAGCTTTCAACGAAACAATCCAAAAAGCAAAACCAGCTACAGCTAAAGGAACTTACGTAACAAACTTGACAATCACAACTACTCAAGGTGTTGGTATCAAGGTTGACGTAAACTCACTTTAA
- the ldcB gene encoding LD-carboxypeptidase LdcB/DacB, giving the protein MKKRYIVLSGLLAVTLAACSQEKTKNEENTQKTEQTSQPEGTVGSKSQASSQKKAEVVNKGDYYSIQGKYDEIVIANKHYPLSKDYNPGENPTAKAELLKLIAAMQAAGYPISDHYSGFRSYETQTKLYQDYVNQDGKEAADRYSARPGYSEHQTGLAFDLIGTDGDLVTEEKAAQWLLDHAADYGFVVRYLKGKEKETGYMAEEWHLRYVGKEAKEIAASGLSLEEYYGFEGGDYVD; this is encoded by the coding sequence ATGAAAAAAAGATACATCGTTTTATCTGGTTTGCTAGCAGTAACCCTAGCAGCATGTTCTCAAGAAAAAACTAAAAATGAAGAAAACACTCAAAAAACGGAACAAACTAGTCAACCTGAAGGAACTGTAGGGAGCAAATCTCAAGCCTCTAGTCAGAAGAAGGCAGAAGTTGTCAATAAGGGAGACTACTATAGTATTCAAGGGAAGTACGATGAAATCGTCATAGCTAATAAGCACTATCCTTTGTCAAAAGACTATAATCCAGGAGAAAATCCAACAGCTAAAGCAGAGTTGCTGAAGCTCATTGCAGCAATGCAAGCAGCTGGCTACCCAATCAGCGATCACTACAGTGGTTTTAGAAGTTATGAAACTCAAACCAAACTTTATCAAGACTATGTGAATCAAGATGGTAAGGAAGCTGCTGATCGCTACTCAGCTCGCCCAGGTTATAGTGAACACCAAACAGGTCTTGCATTTGACCTTATTGGGACAGATGGAGATTTAGTTACTGAAGAAAAGGCGGCCCAGTGGCTCTTGGATCATGCGGCTGACTATGGCTTTGTTGTTCGCTATCTCAAAGGCAAGGAAAAAGAGACTGGCTATATGGCAGAAGAATGGCATCTTCGCTACGTCGGAAAAGAAGCCAAAGAAATTGCTGCTAGCGGTCTCAGTTTGGAAGAGTACTATGGCTTTGAAGGTGGCGATTACGTCGATTAA
- the rplK gene encoding 50S ribosomal protein L11, translating into MAKKVEKLVKLQIPAGKATPAPPVGPALGQAGINIMGFTKEFNARTADQAGMIIPVVISVYEDKSFTFVTKTPPAAVLLKKAAGVEKGSGTPNKTKVATVTRAQVQEIAETKMPDLNAANIESAMRMIEGTARSMGFTVVD; encoded by the coding sequence ATGGCTAAAAAAGTCGAAAAACTTGTAAAATTGCAAATCCCTGCTGGTAAAGCTACACCAGCTCCACCAGTTGGACCTGCTCTTGGTCAAGCTGGTATCAACATCATGGGATTCACAAAAGAGTTCAACGCTCGTACAGCTGACCAAGCTGGTATGATTATTCCAGTTGTTATCTCAGTATACGAAGACAAATCATTTACTTTCGTTACAAAAACACCACCAGCTGCTGTTCTTTTGAAAAAAGCTGCAGGTGTTGAAAAAGGATCAGGTACACCTAACAAAACTAAAGTTGCTACAGTTACTCGTGCACAAGTACAAGAAATTGCAGAAACTAAGATGCCAGATTTGAACGCAGCAAACATTGAGTCTGCAATGCGTATGATCGAAGGTACTGCTCGTTCTATGGGATTCACTGTTGTTGACTAA
- a CDS encoding adenine phosphoribosyltransferase — protein sequence MNLKDYIATIENYPKEGITFRDISPLMADGNAYSYAVREIVQYATDKKIDMIVGPEARGFIVGCPVAFELGIGFAPVRKPGKLPREVISADYEKEYGIDTLTMHADAIKPGQRVLIVDDLLATGGTVKATIEMIERLGGVVAGCAFLIELDELKGREKIGDYDYKVLMHY from the coding sequence ATGAATTTAAAAGATTATATCGCAACGATTGAAAATTATCCTAAGGAAGGCATCACCTTCCGTGATATCAGCCCTTTGATGGCAGATGGAAATGCATATAGCTACGCTGTTCGTGAAATCGTTCAGTATGCAACCGATAAGAAAATCGACATGATCGTGGGTCCAGAGGCTCGCGGATTTATTGTTGGCTGCCCAGTTGCTTTTGAGTTGGGAATTGGTTTTGCACCCGTTCGTAAACCAGGGAAATTGCCACGTGAAGTCATTTCTGCTGATTATGAGAAAGAGTACGGTATTGATACCTTGACCATGCATGCGGATGCCATCAAACCAGGTCAACGTGTTCTCATCGTAGATGATCTCTTGGCAACAGGTGGAACTGTCAAGGCAACGATTGAGATGATTGAAAGACTTGGTGGAGTTGTAGCCGGTTGTGCTTTCTTGATTGAGTTGGATGAGCTTAAAGGCCGTGAAAAAATCGGAGATTACGATTACAAGGTACTTATGCATTATTAA
- a CDS encoding rhodanese-like domain-containing protein, whose product MKEITFNDFYQLYQNSSLSVLDVREVEEFETLHLEGAQNLPLSQLADTYDQLGKDLLYYVICKSGMRSARACQFLAEQGYDVINVQGGMTAFENL is encoded by the coding sequence ATGAAAGAAATTACTTTTAACGATTTTTACCAGCTTTACCAGAATAGCTCACTTTCTGTGCTGGATGTGAGAGAAGTAGAAGAGTTCGAGACGCTTCATTTAGAAGGTGCTCAGAACCTACCACTTAGTCAATTGGCTGATACTTATGATCAATTGGGCAAGGACCTCTTGTATTATGTCATTTGCAAATCTGGGATGAGGTCAGCGCGTGCTTGTCAATTTCTAGCTGAACAGGGTTATGACGTTATCAATGTCCAAGGTGGAATGACGGCCTTTGAAAATCTTTAA
- a CDS encoding uracil-DNA glycosylase family protein, producing MSQIERIKQAIMADPQNTSYTERGIEPLFAAPKTARINIVGQAPGLKTQEAGIYWKDKSGDRLREWLGVDEDTFYNSGYFAVLPMDFYFPGHGKSGDLPPRTGFAEKWHPQLLQVLPNIQLTLLIGQYAQAYYLQEKVSGKVTERVKHYKDYLPEFFPLVHPSPRNQIWMAKNPWFESEVVPDLKKRIQKILGKTK from the coding sequence ATGTCTCAAATTGAAAGAATCAAGCAAGCCATTATGGCGGATCCGCAAAATACCAGCTATACAGAACGCGGAATCGAACCTCTCTTTGCGGCGCCAAAAACTGCCCGTATCAATATTGTCGGTCAGGCTCCTGGGCTTAAAACGCAAGAAGCTGGGATTTATTGGAAGGATAAGAGTGGCGATCGCTTGCGTGAGTGGCTAGGTGTGGATGAAGACACCTTTTACAATTCAGGTTATTTTGCAGTTCTGCCCATGGATTTTTACTTTCCTGGACATGGCAAGTCAGGCGACCTTCCACCTCGTACAGGTTTCGCAGAAAAATGGCATCCGCAACTCTTGCAAGTGTTGCCCAATATCCAATTAACTCTCTTGATTGGACAGTATGCCCAAGCCTACTATTTACAGGAGAAAGTTAGTGGCAAGGTAACAGAGCGGGTGAAACACTACAAAGACTATTTACCAGAATTTTTCCCTCTGGTGCATCCGTCACCTCGTAATCAAATCTGGATGGCTAAGAATCCTTGGTTTGAGTCAGAAGTGGTGCCCGATTTGAAAAAAAGAATTCAAAAGATTCTTGGAAAAACAAAATGA